From one Verrucomicrobiota bacterium genomic stretch:
- the dnaA gene encoding chromosomal replication initiator protein DnaA, producing the protein MELIDLCRWLWGRFIYVGIVNNMSEEPISEIGDALCLVKSELRKTFQDDVYQTWFESLSLLEEHEDQIVLGVPSDFAAIWVNDNYRDVIAQKLQLVLGRSIEVSVRSSTQTSEPAPSRKKPKTATSKEGEIEEGYILNPKNTFENFVVGPGNQMAHAASIAIANAPGKAYNPLFLYGCTGLGKTHLMHAVAHQVLANNKKAKIAYTSTEKFTNEFIQAIQTNAMTKFRKKYRSIDVFLLDDVHFLSGKERIQEEFFHTFNELFESQKQIFLCSDRPASEIAKLESRLVSRFQWGLVTDIQPPDLETRIAILSKKVEALKISLDYDVLSYMAEHVSTNVRRLEGALTRVVSYMQFSHSKVDINVLRLLMKDIFQEEVANTVTIDVIQQKVAEFYNLKTADLLGKRRPANIAMPRQVAMYLSRALTPQSLVEIGLAFGGRDHGTVIHACKSIENMMDQDEVIKRNVEHLKKILKRQ; encoded by the coding sequence TTGGAGTTGATTGATCTTTGTCGGTGGTTGTGGGGACGCTTTATCTATGTGGGAATTGTGAATAACATGTCTGAAGAGCCAATAAGTGAGATCGGGGATGCGCTGTGTCTCGTGAAATCTGAGTTGCGGAAAACATTCCAAGACGACGTGTATCAGACGTGGTTTGAATCGTTATCTCTCCTGGAGGAACACGAGGACCAAATTGTACTCGGAGTGCCCAGTGATTTTGCAGCGATTTGGGTTAACGACAACTATCGTGACGTGATTGCACAAAAATTACAACTTGTTCTTGGCCGATCGATTGAGGTGTCCGTCCGTAGTAGTACGCAAACTTCCGAACCAGCACCATCGCGCAAAAAGCCTAAAACGGCAACGAGCAAAGAGGGGGAGATTGAGGAAGGGTACATCTTAAATCCTAAAAATACATTTGAGAATTTTGTCGTTGGACCTGGCAATCAAATGGCACATGCCGCGTCGATCGCGATCGCGAATGCCCCAGGAAAGGCTTATAATCCGCTGTTTTTATACGGCTGTACGGGATTGGGGAAGACTCACCTGATGCATGCCGTTGCGCACCAAGTTTTGGCGAATAACAAAAAGGCAAAAATCGCTTACACCTCGACGGAAAAATTTACGAATGAGTTCATCCAGGCGATCCAAACCAATGCAATGACAAAATTTCGCAAAAAATACCGTAGTATCGATGTTTTTTTATTAGATGATGTTCACTTTTTATCAGGGAAGGAGCGAATCCAAGAGGAATTTTTCCATACCTTTAATGAGCTTTTTGAATCCCAAAAACAGATTTTTTTATGTAGTGATCGCCCGGCTTCGGAAATTGCTAAACTGGAGAGCCGTCTGGTATCACGCTTCCAATGGGGTTTGGTAACCGATATCCAGCCACCGGACCTTGAGACCCGTATTGCGATTCTTTCCAAAAAGGTCGAAGCGCTTAAAATTTCATTAGATTATGATGTACTGAGCTACATGGCCGAGCATGTGTCGACAAACGTTCGCCGCCTGGAAGGTGCCCTGACGCGTGTTGTTAGCTACATGCAGTTCTCGCATAGCAAGGTCGACATCAATGTTCTCCGACTTCTCATGAAGGATATTTTTCAGGAAGAGGTCGCGAATACGGTAACGATCGACGTGATTCAACAAAAGGTTGCTGAGTTTTATAATCTAAAAACGGCGGATTTATTGGGAAAACGACGCCCTGCGAATATTGCTATGCCACGTCAAGTGGCGATGTATTTGAGCCGCGCGCTGACGCCGCAATCGCTTGTCGAAATCGGTCTAGCTTTTGGTGGCCGGGATCACGGAACGGTGATTCATGCGTGTAAGTCCATAGAAAATATGATGGATCAAGACGAGGTCATTAAAAGAAATGTTGAACATTTGAAAAAGATCCTAAAACGACAATAG
- a CDS encoding bifunctional UDP-3-O-[3-hydroxymyristoyl] N-acetylglucosamine deacetylase/3-hydroxyacyl-ACP dehydratase — MKQRTISREVSVQGVGLHTGKTVKLTFLPAPADTGILFRRVDLFGKPEICPTIQKVDDLVRCTSVQLGSVHVGTIEHVMSALAGLKIDNIIMELDAEEPPILDGSAKYFTNLLYEAEPVELEVERKVFSLQEPISVTEGNRSLIALPYDGFKITCTSADDRGIHTQHLSLDITPECYASEIAPARTFAMYEDIEPLLACGKIQGGSLDCAVVIKGDQILSKEPLRFPDEFVRHKILDLIGDLALLGMDLRCHLIAIRPGHAFNAKLTKQIFEQYKESYQQTAQKKKSSPRAIIAEDPSFDTIKVLNTLPHRYPFLLIDRVVKFIGDDSLVALKNVTINEPYFAGHYPGHPVMPGVLQIEAMSQAAGILMLKRYQYESRLAYFMSCDKVKFRKPVVPGDQLEITVKIIRYRGDKIGVAAAECRVAGEVVSSAELMFSIVKA; from the coding sequence ATGAAGCAACGGACTATTTCGAGGGAAGTTTCCGTGCAGGGGGTTGGCCTTCATACGGGAAAGACTGTTAAGTTGACTTTTTTGCCAGCGCCCGCGGATACAGGAATTCTTTTCCGTCGCGTTGATCTTTTTGGCAAACCAGAGATTTGTCCGACAATTCAAAAAGTCGATGATCTCGTCCGGTGCACTTCGGTACAGCTGGGTTCGGTCCACGTTGGAACAATCGAACACGTAATGAGTGCGCTTGCGGGGCTAAAAATCGATAACATCATCATGGAGCTCGATGCCGAAGAGCCGCCCATATTAGATGGCTCCGCGAAATACTTCACGAATCTCCTGTACGAGGCAGAGCCCGTAGAGCTGGAGGTGGAACGTAAGGTGTTTTCTCTACAGGAACCGATTTCGGTTACGGAAGGAAATCGTTCATTAATCGCACTTCCGTATGATGGTTTCAAGATCACGTGTACCTCGGCTGATGATCGAGGTATCCATACACAACACCTATCACTTGATATTACACCAGAGTGTTATGCCAGTGAGATTGCACCTGCGCGAACGTTTGCGATGTACGAGGATATCGAACCGCTCCTCGCATGTGGGAAAATCCAAGGTGGGAGCCTCGACTGCGCAGTTGTTATCAAAGGTGACCAGATTTTATCGAAAGAGCCATTGCGATTCCCGGATGAGTTTGTTCGGCATAAAATTCTCGACCTTATTGGAGATTTAGCGCTTTTAGGGATGGATCTTCGTTGTCATCTGATTGCGATTCGCCCTGGGCATGCGTTCAACGCAAAGCTTACAAAGCAGATTTTCGAACAATATAAGGAGAGTTATCAGCAGACGGCGCAAAAAAAAAAGTCCTCGCCGAGAGCCATTATCGCTGAAGATCCCTCTTTTGATACCATCAAAGTCTTAAATACATTACCGCATCGGTATCCCTTTCTGTTAATTGATCGCGTCGTTAAGTTTATTGGTGACGATTCGTTAGTCGCGCTCAAGAATGTAACGATCAATGAGCCGTATTTTGCAGGACACTACCCAGGACACCCGGTCATGCCGGGAGTCTTACAAATCGAGGCGATGTCACAGGCAGCGGGAATTTTGATGCTCAAGCGGTACCAATACGAGTCGCGTCTAGCATACTTCATGAGTTGCGATAAGGTTAAATTTCGTAAGCCAGTGGTTCCAGGGGATCAGTTAGAAATCACGGTTAAGATTATACGTTACCGTGGGGATAAGATCGGTGTTGCGGCGGCGGAGTGCCGGGTTGCCGGTGAAGTAGTTTCTTCCGCCGAGTTGATGTTTTCGATTGTTAAAGCATGA
- the lpxA gene encoding acyl-ACP--UDP-N-acetylglucosamine O-acyltransferase translates to MTQIHPTAVISSGAELTDDVAIGAFAYIGPEVTIGSGTIVHHHASVDGNTSVGEKNTIFPYAMIGGQTQDLKYKGGSPGLYIGDRNIFREYVTIHTATEEGNCTRVGNDNAILAYAHVAHDCVIGNHVVISSLSALAGHVVLGNYVNIAWNAGVHQFCHIGDYAMLAGSSKAVMDILPFMIAEGLPARTRAFNKIALERNGFSPERIDTVKDIFRVIFHSRGNRAMAFETLRRQETQDPELYQLVLGGIQRAQRGFC, encoded by the coding sequence ATGACACAGATTCATCCCACAGCAGTCATTTCCTCCGGTGCAGAACTCACAGATGATGTCGCAATTGGCGCTTTTGCTTACATTGGCCCGGAAGTTACGATTGGTTCAGGAACAATAGTCCATCATCACGCTTCTGTTGACGGGAATACTTCAGTCGGGGAGAAAAATACGATTTTTCCTTATGCGATGATTGGTGGTCAGACGCAAGATCTCAAATATAAGGGTGGGAGTCCTGGACTTTATATTGGTGACCGTAATATTTTTCGCGAATATGTCACGATCCACACAGCAACGGAGGAGGGGAACTGTACTCGAGTTGGCAATGATAATGCGATTTTAGCCTACGCGCATGTCGCGCATGACTGCGTTATTGGTAATCACGTGGTGATTAGTAGTTTATCAGCCCTCGCGGGGCATGTGGTATTGGGAAATTATGTCAACATTGCTTGGAATGCCGGCGTGCATCAGTTTTGCCACATCGGTGATTACGCCATGCTTGCGGGATCCTCAAAGGCGGTTATGGATATTCTTCCGTTTATGATCGCAGAGGGGTTGCCCGCACGTACGCGTGCTTTCAACAAGATCGCTCTCGAGCGCAATGGATTTTCTCCAGAACGCATTGATACAGTGAAAGATATTTTTCGTGTCATTTTTCACTCCCGTGGCAATCGTGCGATGGCGTTTGAGACCCTACGTCGGCAGGAGACCCAAGATCCGGAGCTTTATCAACTTGTACTTGGAGGGATTCAGCGAGCACAGCGTGGGTTTTGTTAG
- the ndk gene encoding nucleoside-diphosphate kinase: protein MKIETTFVILKPDCMEKRLQGEVIRRLNERQFDIVACKMERLSEDILREHYAHLVDKPFFPEIVEFMRSRPVVFLAIRGENAIETVRDLLGPTDSTAAPKGTIRRDFGTDKMRNIAHASDSADSAQQELRRFFKPEELFI, encoded by the coding sequence ATGAAGATCGAAACAACATTCGTTATTTTGAAGCCTGACTGTATGGAAAAACGGCTTCAGGGAGAGGTGATTCGCCGGCTTAATGAGCGGCAATTCGATATCGTCGCGTGTAAGATGGAACGACTTTCAGAAGATATTTTGAGAGAACATTACGCCCATCTTGTCGACAAACCGTTTTTCCCGGAAATCGTCGAGTTTATGCGTTCGCGACCGGTGGTCTTCTTAGCAATCCGCGGAGAAAATGCGATTGAGACTGTCCGTGACCTCCTAGGACCTACCGATTCTACGGCGGCGCCCAAGGGGACGATTCGCAGGGATTTTGGAACAGACAAAATGCGTAATATCGCGCATGCGTCCGACAGCGCCGACAGTGCACAACAAGAACTACGTCGGTTCTTTAAGCCCGAAGAGCTGTTTATCTAA
- the hisS gene encoding histidine--tRNA ligase, whose translation MIEVLPGFREFYPEACSRRNYLFQTVRQVCQNFCFQEYDAPILEPLELYTEKSGPEIATQLFNFIDRGGRAVAMRPEMTPAVARMIGSKINSLKRPLKWFSIGENFRYERPQKGRLRSFYQFNIDIFDEPSVSAEAEVLSVAISILRTLGLTERDFHIRLSDRILWRIFLEGLGVAPKSIPQVLSIVDHAGKESEEVLREQLLPFAPASINLWDQLQSFQNIHNLGVLKTFLSSSLRETSVIQERLAVLENLLQRLEYMGLRDFITLDFGIVRGLAYYTGFVFEIFERSGKSRAIAGGGRYDQLIEKFGYPSTPAVGLAFGDVTLQNILSEHNLLPSSESNCDIFVVFDAASEANAMRDIITLRQHGQRVDYALKTISPEKQFKQAAKAHWVARYESGSETIFLRDVFHKSKQILSRDIFLKQFCSHQSA comes from the coding sequence ATGATCGAAGTTCTCCCCGGGTTTCGCGAATTTTATCCCGAAGCCTGTTCCCGTCGCAACTATCTTTTCCAGACCGTACGTCAGGTCTGTCAAAATTTTTGCTTCCAAGAATATGATGCTCCGATTCTCGAACCACTTGAGCTCTATACCGAAAAATCCGGGCCAGAAATTGCAACACAGCTCTTTAATTTCATCGATCGCGGTGGTCGTGCTGTTGCGATGCGCCCCGAGATGACACCCGCAGTTGCACGGATGATCGGCTCGAAAATTAATAGCCTTAAGCGCCCGTTGAAATGGTTTTCTATCGGGGAAAATTTCCGTTATGAACGCCCGCAAAAGGGACGACTTCGCTCGTTTTATCAATTTAATATCGATATTTTCGATGAACCCAGTGTCAGTGCTGAAGCAGAAGTGCTCAGTGTTGCGATTAGTATTTTAAGGACCCTGGGCCTCACCGAACGTGACTTTCACATCCGTCTTAGTGATCGTATTTTGTGGAGAATTTTCCTCGAAGGCCTTGGTGTTGCTCCAAAATCAATTCCGCAGGTTTTATCAATTGTCGACCACGCCGGCAAAGAAAGTGAGGAAGTCCTTCGGGAACAACTTTTACCGTTTGCTCCTGCGTCGATCAATCTCTGGGACCAACTTCAATCATTTCAAAATATTCACAATCTTGGGGTGCTTAAAACATTTTTGAGCTCTAGCCTTCGGGAAACTTCCGTAATTCAAGAACGTTTAGCAGTACTCGAAAATTTGCTACAACGCCTCGAGTACATGGGTTTACGCGATTTCATCACACTCGATTTTGGGATCGTCCGGGGGCTGGCCTACTACACAGGTTTTGTGTTTGAAATCTTCGAGCGTTCTGGAAAATCTCGCGCGATTGCTGGTGGCGGACGCTATGATCAACTCATCGAAAAATTTGGTTATCCTTCGACGCCCGCAGTCGGACTTGCCTTTGGAGACGTTACACTGCAAAATATTTTATCGGAACATAACCTGTTACCCTCTTCAGAGTCGAATTGCGACATTTTTGTAGTTTTTGACGCAGCTTCAGAAGCTAATGCGATGCGCGATATCATTACTTTACGTCAGCACGGACAACGTGTTGATTACGCGCTCAAAACAATTTCGCCAGAAAAGCAATTTAAGCAGGCCGCCAAGGCCCATTGGGTCGCGCGTTATGAAAGTGGCAGTGAAACAATCTTTCTACGCGATGTGTTTCATAAAAGCAAACAAATTCTCAGCCGAGACATATTCCTAAAGCAATTTTGTTCTCATCAATCAGCTTAG
- a CDS encoding beta-hydroxyacyl-ACP dehydratase, with the protein MIDIQALIPHRDPFLFVDSVLSLEETSIFAEKTFHATDDFYRGHYPGNPITPGVLLCETVFQTAAILVLKKVPLEPGMMPVLARIGDARFKAIVRPEEKLHIKAQLNERCGKFFLMSGEILKESDRKLALKIQFSLALTERE; encoded by the coding sequence ATGATCGATATTCAAGCGCTCATCCCGCACCGCGATCCTTTTTTGTTCGTTGATTCGGTTTTATCGTTGGAAGAAACATCGATTTTTGCCGAAAAAACCTTTCATGCTACAGATGATTTTTACCGGGGACACTATCCCGGAAATCCCATTACACCGGGCGTTCTTTTATGTGAAACGGTTTTTCAAACGGCAGCAATCTTAGTGCTCAAAAAAGTTCCTTTGGAGCCAGGCATGATGCCAGTCTTAGCCCGTATTGGAGATGCTCGGTTTAAAGCGATTGTTCGACCTGAGGAAAAACTCCACATTAAGGCACAACTCAATGAGCGCTGTGGGAAATTTTTTCTAATGAGCGGGGAAATCCTCAAAGAATCTGATCGTAAGTTGGCTTTAAAAATCCAATTTTCACTCGCGCTTACCGAACGGGAGTAG
- the thrS gene encoding threonine--tRNA ligase, with the protein MLENADKVRHSAAHVLAAAVAHLFPNVKFDIGPKTEEGFYYDFSLDHTFTAEDLTRLEAEMQRIIDQHQDFIRTEMSRHEAEDFLSKNHQTFKLERLADIPESEVISFYQNGDFIDLCRGPHVDNTAEIKAFKLLSIAGVYYRGDEHNPQLQRIYGVAFSSKKELENYLHQREEAQKRDHRKLGKELELFLIDEAVGQGLILWLPKGTIVKNALQSFISEELEKRNYQLVSTPHIAKLGLFRTSGHFPYYKDSQYPPIAERATLEKNAHISCRELMTGLESGDFDGFLLKPMNCPGHIRIYASKGRSYRDLPMKIAEFGTVYRWEQSGELNGMTRVRGFTQDDAHIFCTEEQLPQEIAECLDLVKIIFATLGMAEFKVRVSLRDPASDKYIGSDAAWEKSESSLKEAVQGLGVPYSLEPGEAAFYGPKIDFVVKDVIGREWQLGTIQVDYNLPERFDLTYIGPDNQPHRPVMIHRAPFGSMERFCGLLIEHFAGDFPTWLAPEQVRILTLGDAQIEYGQQILAQVKEAKLRASLDASPEKLGAKIRKAELEKVPYMFIVGPQEQSQHQVTIRSRHHKEKDGASSIDHAIQLIVEEAQSRKLN; encoded by the coding sequence GTACTCGCTGCCGCCGTCGCACATCTATTCCCAAACGTAAAGTTCGATATCGGACCGAAAACGGAGGAGGGTTTTTATTACGATTTTTCCCTCGATCACACGTTTACGGCGGAGGATTTGACGCGACTCGAAGCCGAAATGCAGCGTATTATCGATCAACATCAGGACTTTATCCGTACCGAAATGAGTCGGCACGAGGCCGAAGATTTTTTATCGAAAAATCATCAAACGTTTAAGCTCGAACGCCTAGCCGATATCCCAGAGAGTGAGGTCATTTCCTTTTATCAAAACGGTGACTTTATCGATCTCTGTCGTGGACCTCATGTCGATAATACCGCTGAAATTAAGGCGTTTAAACTCTTATCCATTGCGGGTGTATACTACCGTGGCGACGAGCACAATCCCCAGCTACAACGCATCTACGGGGTGGCATTTTCATCAAAAAAAGAGCTTGAGAACTATCTTCACCAGCGGGAGGAGGCACAAAAGCGCGATCACCGCAAATTAGGGAAAGAGCTAGAATTATTTCTCATTGATGAAGCTGTTGGGCAGGGACTTATCTTATGGCTTCCGAAGGGAACGATTGTTAAGAATGCTCTTCAGTCCTTTATTTCCGAGGAACTAGAAAAGCGAAATTACCAACTCGTTTCGACACCACATATTGCCAAATTGGGACTCTTTCGGACATCTGGACACTTCCCTTACTATAAGGACTCCCAATATCCACCGATTGCTGAACGCGCGACCCTCGAAAAAAACGCGCATATATCCTGTCGCGAACTGATGACCGGTCTTGAATCTGGAGACTTCGATGGATTTCTGTTAAAGCCGATGAATTGTCCTGGGCATATTCGGATCTATGCCTCTAAGGGGCGTTCCTACCGTGATCTTCCGATGAAAATCGCCGAGTTTGGGACCGTTTATCGCTGGGAACAATCCGGGGAACTCAATGGGATGACGCGTGTTCGTGGATTTACGCAAGATGATGCACATATCTTCTGTACAGAAGAACAACTGCCCCAAGAAATCGCCGAATGTCTCGATTTGGTTAAAATCATCTTTGCAACACTCGGTATGGCGGAATTCAAAGTCCGTGTGAGCCTTCGCGATCCTGCCTCCGATAAATATATCGGAAGCGACGCTGCTTGGGAGAAATCCGAGAGTTCACTCAAAGAAGCCGTACAGGGCTTAGGGGTACCCTACTCGCTTGAACCCGGTGAAGCGGCATTTTATGGCCCCAAGATCGATTTCGTCGTCAAAGATGTCATCGGACGCGAATGGCAATTAGGTACCATTCAAGTTGATTACAACCTTCCTGAACGGTTTGATTTGACCTATATCGGTCCAGACAACCAGCCGCATCGTCCAGTTATGATCCATCGTGCACCTTTTGGCTCTATGGAGCGCTTCTGTGGACTTCTGATCGAACACTTTGCCGGTGATTTTCCGACGTGGTTAGCCCCTGAGCAGGTACGCATTTTGACGCTTGGTGATGCACAAATTGAATATGGTCAGCAAATTCTAGCGCAAGTTAAAGAAGCCAAACTACGCGCCAGTCTGGATGCCAGTCCCGAAAAATTGGGGGCAAAAATTCGCAAAGCGGAACTCGAAAAAGTGCCCTACATGTTCATCGTTGGCCCTCAAGAACAATCGCAACATCAAGTTACAATTCGTTCTCGCCATCACAAAGAAAAAGACGGAGCGTCCTCGATCGATCATGCCATTCAACTCATTGTCGAAGAAGCACAGTCAAGGAAACTGAATTAA